The Atribacterota bacterium genomic interval ATCCTAATTTTTCTCCTTATGTATGATTTCCATGATTAATTTGGCCAATTTTTCAGAGCTATGTCGGGCAAAATTATATTCTGAAAGCAGTTCCTGGCTAATAATGTTTGTTTTCTGGTCATATTTTGTATTCAATAAGTCATTTTTCACAGGAAAAGCACCTTCATCCTGGTATTTAACAGCCATTTTTTTATCCAGTTTTTTATTATTTAGCAGTACATAATCAAGGCAGTTTTGTTTAAGATATTTTATTACTTCTGTTAAATGCATTGAGGTAGAATAGTTATCGGTTTCCCCTGATTGAGTCATTACATTACAGATATATATTTTTGTGGCGTTTGATTTACATATTGCCTCGGGAATATCCTTTACCAGCAAATTACAAATAACACTGGTATACAAGCTTCCAGGACCAAGTATGACTGTATCAGCTCCTTCAATTGCCTTTATCGTATCAGGTAGTGGGAGTGCTAAAGATGGTTCGATGAAAACATTGTCAATCTTTCCTTTACCTTTTGCTATATTGCTTTCTCCCTTTATTATTATATTATTCTTTAACCGAGCACACAATGTTACATTTTCAATTGAAGAAGGCAGAACCCTCCCCCTTATTGCCAATATTTCACTGGATTTTTTAACTGCCTCTGAAAAATCTCCACTAACCTCAGACATGGCAGTTATAAATAGATTTCCAAAACTATGTCCCTGCAAGCTACCATCTTTAAATCTATATTGAAATAATTCAGTCATCAAAGACTCCCTGGTAGAAAGGGCTACTAAACAATTCCTTATGTCTCCCGGGGGTAAAACTCCTAATTCATTCCTTAATAAACCTGAGCTTCCTCCGCTATCAAAAACAGTCACAATAGCTGTGATATTACTGGTATATTGTTTAAGCCCTCTCAATAAAGTATGCAGACCAGTCCCTCCCCCTATTACAACAATATGGGGCCCTTTTTCTAATTTTCTTTTTGCATAAATAATCTCGGGGATTTGATCAATTTGCTGAGGTATAACTTTTTTTAAAATGGACCGGTTTATATTAGATATTCCAAGAATAACCATTGCTGAACCTGCTAAAATAAGTATTAATCCAGATAAATGGGGGGCAATATTGTAATATATAAACAAGCTTCTTATTTGATTTTTTATCCATAAAAATCTGGTTAAATCAAGTAGAAAGATTAAACCAACGGCCATCAGGATTATTCCAGCTAAAACAATTAGCAAAAATCGCTTTACTTGCATCCCGGGATAAAACCATTTTGCCAGGGAAGCTAAGTTATAATATTTTTTACTCATTTTAAAGCTTCTCTTTATATCTTTTTTCATCTTTCTTAATATCTCTATGCCTTTTAAAAATATTATGATTTTTTGCTTTTAATAGTTGGTACAATTTATTGACAATAAAAACTGAACGATGCCTCCCTCCAGTACATCCAATAGCTATAGACAGATAATTTTTTCCTTCATCAACATAATGAGGAAGAATAAAATCTATCAGTGAAATAAGCTGATCAACAAATTGCTGGGTAACGGGGAATTTCATTAAATAGTTCTTGACTTTATCATCACTACCGGATAGACCGCTCAATTCATCATGATAGTACGGATTGGGTAAAAATCTGACATCAAAAACCAGATCAACATCTATTGGCATACCATATTTGTACCCAAAAGAGATCAAACTGATATGCATTCCTTTGGCAGAATTCGTCTGAGAATATCTGCGGATTTCAGTATTCAATTGTCTGGGACTTAAATGAGAAGTATCTATAATCATTGTAGATTTTGATTTTAAATCTTTTAATTTTTTCCTTTCCTGACGAATGTTTTCAAGAATACTTTGCGAAAACTGTAGAGGATGCTTCCTTCTTGTCTCGCTGAACCTTCGGACTATAACATCGTCTTTTGCTTCAAGAAACAATATTTCAGGATTAATGCTCATGGATTCCAATTCTTTTAAAGACTCATCTAATTCCCGAAAAAATATTTCACTCCTGATATCCACAACAAATGCAATTTTTGATAATTTTCCTCGTGATTTGAGGCACATTTCGGCAAATTTTGGTATTAACTGTGGGGGGATATTATCAACACAAAAAAAATCTAAATCTTCAAAGCACTTTATAGCTATACTTTTACCAGCCCCGGAGAGTCCGGTAATAATTATAAAACGGCTATCTTGCATAATGTCCTCATAAATAAATTTACATATTTTCCGGAGCACCAATTCCCAGTAAAGAAAGCGCATTTTCCAGAACAATTTTAATACAAGAGATTAAATAAAGTCGTGCGTTGGAAAGATCTCTATCTTCACTAATTACCTTATATTCAGTATAGTATTTGTGAAAACCTGCTGCTAACTCATGCAAATAACTAGCAACCATATGGGGTTTCCAATGAATGGCACTTTTTTCAATTACTTTTCTGAAATTGGCCATTTTTTTTATTAATTCCAATTCATCCTCTTTATCAAGCACCTCCAGATTGACTTCCTCTTTAATTCTATCATCTAATATAATATTATTTTCCATTGCTTTTTTAATTATACTGCAAATTCTGGCATAAGCATATTGGATATAATAAACCGGGTTTTCCATAGATTGAGATTTGGCAATATCCAAATCAAATTCAGTATGACTGTCATGGCTATGCATTAAGAAAAAATAGCGGGCTACATCTTTACCCACCTCATCTAATAAGTCTTTCAGGGTAATAAATTCTCCACCCCTGGTACTCATTCCAACCATTTGCCCATCCCTTATCAGGGTTACAAATTGTACAAGCAACACCTGAAATGTATCAGGATTATAGCCTAATGCCTGAATTGCTGATTTCATTCTCTTGATATAGCCGTGATGGTCAGAACCCCAGATATCAATCAAAGTGCTAAAACCTCTTTTATATTTATCATCATGATAGGCAATATCAGAAGCAAAATAAGTGGGTTCTCCATTCTCTCTTATTACCACCCTGTCCTTTTCATCTCCAAATTCAGTGGCTTTAAACCAAAGTGCCCCATTATCATCATAAATATACTTTTCTTTACGCAGTCTTTCCATGACCGTCTGGACCTTATTTGAAATATAAAGGGATTCCTCACTGAACCAGTTATCAAATTTTACGCCAAAAGACTCCAAATCCTTTTTTATATCTTGCAATATTGTCTTGTGAGCAGTTTCCTTGAAAAAAGCAATCTGATCGGAGGTATCTTTTTCCCCAATTTGTTCTATAAACTCCTCCTTGATTTCTCTGGCCAGGGAAGTAATATATTCTCCCTGGTATC includes:
- a CDS encoding YvcK family protein, with the translated sequence MSKKYYNLASLAKWFYPGMQVKRFLLIVLAGIILMAVGLIFLLDLTRFLWIKNQIRSLFIYYNIAPHLSGLILILAGSAMVILGISNINRSILKKVIPQQIDQIPEIIYAKRKLEKGPHIVVIGGGTGLHTLLRGLKQYTSNITAIVTVFDSGGSSGLLRNELGVLPPGDIRNCLVALSTRESLMTELFQYRFKDGSLQGHSFGNLFITAMSEVSGDFSEAVKKSSEILAIRGRVLPSSIENVTLCARLKNNIIIKGESNIAKGKGKIDNVFIEPSLALPLPDTIKAIEGADTVILGPGSLYTSVICNLLVKDIPEAICKSNATKIYICNVMTQSGETDNYSTSMHLTEVIKYLKQNCLDYVLLNNKKLDKKMAVKYQDEGAFPVKNDLLNTKYDQKTNIISQELLSEYNFARHSSEKLAKLIMEIIHKEKN
- the argS gene encoding arginine--tRNA ligase; amino-acid sequence: MNKKVNEHLIEVIKEAIQKCSPEQSVNSEAFPNIILTTPKNPEHGHLSTNIALQLAGIFKKPPREIANNIVQEINKKSDVSISKIEIAGPGFINFYFESSVLYKILKEIMQKGKQFGCSDAGKGEKILIEFVSVNPTGPLHVGHGKCAAVGDALAKILKAAGYNVFTEYYINDHGKQIDILGESVFARYQNLIGKETEFPENGYQGEYITSLAREIKEEFIEQIGEKDTSDQIAFFKETAHKTILQDIKKDLESFGVKFDNWFSEESLYISNKVQTVMERLRKEKYIYDDNGALWFKATEFGDEKDRVVIRENGEPTYFASDIAYHDDKYKRGFSTLIDIWGSDHHGYIKRMKSAIQALGYNPDTFQVLLVQFVTLIRDGQMVGMSTRGGEFITLKDLLDEVGKDVARYFFLMHSHDSHTEFDLDIAKSQSMENPVYYIQYAYARICSIIKKAMENNIILDDRIKEEVNLEVLDKEDELELIKKMANFRKVIEKSAIHWKPHMVASYLHELAAGFHKYYTEYKVISEDRDLSNARLYLISCIKIVLENALSLLGIGAPENM
- the rapZ gene encoding RNase adapter RapZ; protein product: MQDSRFIIITGLSGAGKSIAIKCFEDLDFFCVDNIPPQLIPKFAEMCLKSRGKLSKIAFVVDIRSEIFFRELDESLKELESMSINPEILFLEAKDDVIVRRFSETRRKHPLQFSQSILENIRQERKKLKDLKSKSTMIIDTSHLSPRQLNTEIRRYSQTNSAKGMHISLISFGYKYGMPIDVDLVFDVRFLPNPYYHDELSGLSGSDDKVKNYLMKFPVTQQFVDQLISLIDFILPHYVDEGKNYLSIAIGCTGGRHRSVFIVNKLYQLLKAKNHNIFKRHRDIKKDEKRYKEKL